From Gimesia panareensis, the proteins below share one genomic window:
- the galE gene encoding UDP-glucose 4-epimerase GalE, protein MTILVTGGAGYIGSHCVRQLIEAGQKVCVIDNLYRGHREAVPAEASFFQIDLLETERLTEVMKSQRIEKVIHFAALAYVGESVTEPLPYYMNNTAGTVSLLRAMRNSRVSQIVFSSSCATYGIPDQIPVTEESPQSPINPYGWSKLFIEQILNDCSHSYPNFGFIGLRYFNVAGCSHDGALGEDHDPETHLIPNCLRTALGQQSHMTVLGNDYPTDDGTCIRDYVHVEDICSAHLLALNALNPQSSRYYNIGLGQGFSVLDVVKTSERVTGHEIPVEFKPRRPGDPPVLSASNKRISEELGWSPKYTSLEEIIQTAWDWFRTHPEGYRTETAS, encoded by the coding sequence CGGCTCACATTGTGTCCGGCAGTTGATTGAGGCCGGACAGAAAGTTTGTGTGATTGACAATCTCTATCGCGGACACCGCGAAGCGGTTCCGGCGGAAGCATCCTTCTTTCAAATCGATCTGCTCGAAACAGAACGTCTGACCGAAGTCATGAAGTCGCAGCGGATCGAGAAAGTCATTCACTTTGCCGCGCTGGCCTATGTCGGAGAATCGGTAACAGAACCGCTCCCTTACTACATGAATAACACCGCCGGCACGGTTTCGCTGTTACGGGCCATGCGTAATTCGCGCGTCAGCCAGATTGTCTTCAGTTCTTCCTGTGCCACCTATGGCATTCCGGACCAGATCCCCGTAACGGAAGAAAGCCCCCAGTCTCCTATCAATCCTTATGGCTGGTCAAAGCTGTTTATCGAACAGATTCTGAATGACTGCTCCCACAGCTATCCTAATTTCGGTTTTATTGGCTTGCGTTATTTTAATGTCGCAGGTTGTTCGCACGATGGTGCGCTGGGAGAAGATCACGACCCGGAAACGCATCTGATCCCCAACTGTCTGCGAACGGCACTGGGACAGCAGTCTCATATGACGGTCCTGGGGAACGATTACCCCACAGATGACGGCACCTGCATCCGTGATTACGTGCATGTAGAAGACATCTGCTCGGCACACCTGCTGGCCCTCAACGCCTTAAATCCGCAATCTAGTCGCTATTATAACATTGGACTCGGCCAGGGCTTTTCGGTACTGGACGTGGTCAAAACTTCGGAACGGGTCACAGGTCATGAGATTCCCGTTGAATTTAAACCGCGGCGTCCTGGCGATCCCCCCGTGCTCTCTGCCTCCAATAAACGCATTTCTGAAGAACTGGGATGGTCCCCTAAATACACATCCCTGGAAGAGATTATCCAGACCGCCTGGGACTGGTTCCGTACGCACCCCG